The nucleotide sequence TGACGGTGCAATGCCACATACTTGAAGCATGGATGTGGAAGTAGTTTAGCCTATTTTCCCTCACTTGTTCCTATAGCTGTGCAAGCCTGCCCAGTGCAGGGACAAAATCTTTTCTCGCCGCGCATAATGACAGTTGCACTGTTGATGCAGGGGATATTGAATCAATGCCTTTTATTGAAGCATTAGGTCAATTTTCATACCGTGTCGGTCAGTAAAGATCAGCTCTTCCCTGAATGCCCATATCTGTTTTGGCATTTGTTCGCTTTTACACATTTAGCTTAAGTTGACACATCATTTCCTTATTCTGAGTTGCAGGGCCTGGAAACTTCTGCCTGGTCCACGTCAGCCTTGTTCCGGTACTAAATGTAGTTGGTGAACAGGTATGTTTTACTCATTTGAACAAAGAGCCAAGATAATGAGAAGTTGTTGCAATGCACACTTCTGTTGAGGTCCATGTCATGTAGTACTACTATATGCCAAATAGGTACTTTTTGCAAAGAAATATAAGTACTTGAAAAACCATTTTCCTGAATGATATGAACTATGAAACTGTAATTGTACTTGTAGTTTCCGCTGAGATGCAATTTGGCTTAAGCAAAGTGGCACTTTGTTATTATAGTAAAAAGGGAAGGAGGAGAcgaacataaaaaatatattgaaTTATTGATGGATCTCTCAAAACAGACTCAGCTGGTTGTAGGTTTGTTTGGTGAGGTTGGTCGtgtttttctctcttttcttttctggactTGTCATTGGCGGGTGAGGTGCTCATTGCAAATCTTTGTAAACCTTGTCCGCTCACGCTTCTTTGGCGCTTTCTTCTCAATGAAAATGACATGTGCCCGAACGTGTTTGCTCTGAGTTTATTGCATTCGACATTTTCTTGCAAATTATGATATATCTTTCATTTATGCAGAAAACTAAGCCTACCCAACATAGTGTTCGTGGCCTAAGGGGACTTGGGTTGGCACCTGACATTTTGGCATGCCGCAGTACCGAGGTACACAATCTAACCTTCATTCTTTCATTCCTTTATAGCAAGCACTCTATGGTCCATTACCCTTTTGTGCTGAAAATTGCTTCACTCAGCCATCTCTGTGATTTTGACAGCCACTGGAGGAACATGTGACAACCAAGCTCTCACAATTCTGCAATGTGCCAGTAATGATGATTAATTTGAAGGCTATTTTAAGTTTTGTCTCTTGCTGGCATAGTGTTGACAATGACCTATTTGTTGCAGATCCCAAATATTGTGAACCTCCATGACGTTACAAACATTTGGCATATCCCCTTGTTGCTAAGGGTATGATGAGTTTCTTTGAAATACATGTGTTCCAAACTTGAATCTTACAAAATTGCAACCGGTGCGACTTGGAACTGCCCCTTTTTAACCAATTTACACTTGATTCTTTCTATAGGACCAGAAGGCACATGAAGCCATTCTGAAAGTTTTAGATCTTCAGCTGTATGTATTTTTTAAGTTTATTCATCACCTGATAGTATGAAGGAACAATGGTGACATTTCAATGTGTTTGTTCCACTCATGTATGCAGTGTTGGCAAAGTACATCGAGAACCTAAGTTGTCTGAATGGACCGAAAGAGCCAGCAAGTTTGACAAACTGAAAACTCCGGTAGGATTACTTATGCTCTTCTTTTTAGCTCACACTTTTCTGTTGTGATGGGTGTCATGTTGCGTTTGTtttctatatatatatagtttttttATAGCTGATAATTATTGCACAATTTGCTTCCAGGTTAAGATCGCCATGGTTGGAAAATATACCGGCCTGTCGGATTCTTATCTATCTGTTTTAAAGGTGAAGTTATTAAATActacaaactactccctccgttccgaaatataagtctttctagagattccaccaagtaactacatacggagtaaaatgaatgaatctacacttcaaaatatgtctacatacatccgtatgttgtatttcatttgaaatgtttaaaaggacttatatttaggaacggagggagtagattacaAAGAGTAACATACTAAGCTACAAATACAAATAGGTCCCTTCAGTCCTGCTGCTACCTTAGAACTGTAGGGTTCACTGATTTATCTTGTTTGACCCTTGTTCCAGGCTCTCTTGCACGCATCAGTTGCTATGGAAAGGAAACTTGTACTGGAGTGGGTTCCTTCCTGTGATCTTGAAGATTCTGCAGCCAAAGAGGTCGGTGTTGTTGAGTATGGGCTCCCCATTAGTTTTGTTTTCCTCCATGAACCTACCGCTGATGCTTTGGAGGTGCTTGCTTTGCGTAGACCCCTGAAGCCCATCAGAAAGCATGGAGACTACTGAAGGTTAGCACATTTAGCATTCTTGACTACTGCCATGATGCAATTCTTGATACTTCTGTTGAGTCATCTGAAGAAAACTCTATCTCAGGGTGCGGACGGTGTGCTTGTTCCTGGAGGCTTCGGAGATAGAGGAGTTGAGGGCAAAATTCTCGCTGCGACATATGCACGGGAGAAGAATGTTCCTTATCTTGGCATTTGCTTGGGTATGCAAGTCGCTGTGATCGAGTTTGCCCGTTCGGTTATGAAACTAGATGGCGCAAATAGCACAGAGTTTGACCCGGCCACAGCATCACCCTGTGTCATCTTCATGCCAGAGGTAGATTGTGCATGCTAACTTCATACTGTTTTGGATGTCCTTCTCTGTTAAGCATCAGATTTTTAATGCATATATTTTGGACAACACCTCATCAGGGCTCCAAAACCCAAATGGGGGCGACGATGCGCCTTGGATCAAGGAGGACGCATTTCCTAGCCAATAACTGCAAATCCGCAAAGCTGTAAGAAAACACTGCCGCTGGTCATCTTCCTTGATCGTATTGCGTTTAACTTTGCATTTTATCGTTTGATATTCACTCCTGTTTATGTGTGAAATATAATTATGATGAATTATCTCAGGTATGGCAATGCTACCTCCATCGATGAAAGACATCGACATAGATATGAGGTGAACACATGAAACTATTTGACGGCACGGATCATTCTATGCTTCCCTTAGTCTTCTGTATAATGGTGGAGATGTAATAATTTTATTGTTTTTTCAGGTGAACCCTGAAATGGTTCCATTGCTTGAGAAGGCGGGTCTTTCATTTGTTGGCAAGGATGAAAGTGGAAGACGCATGGAGGTATATATACTTGTTAAAACAGTTGCTTTGATCTTCAATATGCGCTTAAGAATAAACTTCATCTACTGGATGCAGATCATTGAGCTGCCGAATCATGTGTTCTTCATCGGTGCACAATTCCATCCTGAATTCAAGTCAAGACCAGGAAAGCCATCTCCGCTTTTCTTAGGTATCACACAACTCTAATCTTGATACAGCACGTGTTCATTGAGATTAATCTTGGGTGTCTGCATTTTCTGAATACTAACGCATCTAACGATCACAGGGTTAATAGCGGCAGCATCCGGACAACTAGACCTGCTGCTCA is from Triticum aestivum cultivar Chinese Spring chromosome 3A, IWGSC CS RefSeq v2.1, whole genome shotgun sequence and encodes:
- the LOC123061623 gene encoding CTP synthase isoform X1, encoding MKYVVVTGGVVSGLGKGVTASSIGAVLKACGLRVTTIKIDPYLNTDAGTMSPIEHGEVYVLEDGGEVDLDLGNYERFLDIKLTRDHNITTGKVYQAVIDKERRGDYLGKTVQVVPHITDEIQDWIERVAIKPVDGKEGPPDVCVIELGGTIGDIESMPFIEALGQFSYRVGPGNFCLVHVSLVPVLNVVGEQKTKPTQHSVRGLRGLGLAPDILACRSTEPLEEHVTTKLSQFCNVPIPNIVNLHDVTNIWHIPLLLRDQKAHEAILKVLDLQLVGKVHREPKLSEWTERASKFDKLKTPVKIAMVGKYTGLSDSYLSVLKALLHASVAMERKLVLEWVPSCDLEDSAAKETPEAHQKAWRLLKGADGVLVPGGFGDRGVEGKILAATYAREKNVPYLGICLGMQVAVIEFARSVMKLDGANSTEFDPATASPCVIFMPEGSKTQMGATMRLGSRRTHFLANNCKSAKLYGNATSIDERHRHRYEVNPEMVPLLEKAGLSFVGKDESGRRMEVYILVKTVALIFNMRLRINFIYWMQIIELPNHVFFIGAQFHPEFKSRPGKPSPLFLGLIAAASGQLDLLLKRSCGVISSKPTPPRYSTNGTGTAVLAIKPYLNGHAKKALTSLVNGCYANGNGIHI
- the LOC123061623 gene encoding CTP synthase isoform X2, whose product is MKYVVVTGGVVSGLGKGVTASSIGAVLKACGLRVTTIKIDPYLNTDAGTMSPIEHGEVYVLEDGGEVDLDLGNYERFLDIKLTRDHNITTGKVYQAVIDKERRGDYLGKTVQVVPHITDEIQDWIERVAIKPVDGKEGPPDVCVIELGGTIGDIESMPFIEALGQFSYRVGPGNFCLVHVSLVPVLNVVGEQKTKPTQHSVRGLRGLGLAPDILACRSTEPLEEHVTTKLSQFCNVPIPNIVNLHDVTNIWHIPLLLRDQKAHEAILKVLDLQLVGKVHREPKLSEWTERASKFDKLKTPVKIAMVGKYTGLSDSYLSVLKALLHASVAMERKLVLEWVPSCDLEDSAAKETPEAHQKAWRLLKGADGVLVPGGFGDRGVEGKILAATYAREKNVPYLGICLGMQVAVIEFARSVMKLDGANSTEFDPATASPCVIFMPEGSKTQMGATMRLGSRRTHFLANNCKSAKLYGNATSIDERHRHRYEVNPEMVPLLEKAGLSFVGKDESGRRMEIIELPNHVFFIGAQFHPEFKSRPGKPSPLFLGLIAAASGQLDLLLKRSCGVISSKPTPPRYSTNGTGTAVLAIKPYLNGHAKKALTSLVNGCYANGNGIHI